The Neorhizobium sp. NCHU2750 genome contains the following window.
CGCACCAACTCGGCGAGGCCTTCGACATTCTGCGCAACCACCTGCCCGGCAGCGTGCCTGTAATCTTCGGCCGCGCCGCCGGCCGCCCGGATGAGGCGATCCGCATCGTGCCGCTGGCGGAGGCTGAGGGCGAGATGGCCGACATGGCCACCTGCGTCATCGTTGGAACGGCGGAAACCCGCCTGATTGAACGCGGCGACAAGCGGCCGATCGTCTATTCGCCACGCTTCCTTACGGAGACGGCGCGTTGAGCAATCATCCCGGCCAGCTCCTCGACACTTTTGGCCGACGCCACCTCCGGCAGGCGCGGGCGCTCGATCAGCACGACATCGATGCCGAGCCGCCGCGCCGCGTCGATCTTGCCGACGCTCGCCGTACCGCCACTGTTCTTCGACACGATCAGATCGATCGCATGCTTTTCAAGCAGGGCGATCTCGTTCGCCTCAGAAAACGGACCGCGCGCGGTGATATAGGAAATATTGGGCAGATCGAGCGGCGGATCGACGGGATCGACGCTACGCACCAGATAATGATGCTGTTTCATCGCCTCGAAAGGCAGGAGCTCCTGCCGTCCGAGCGTCAGGAAAACCCGCCTCGGAGCAATATCGAGGGCCTGGACCGCCGCCGCGATATCGGCAACCTCCCGCCAGCGATCACCCTCCTGCCGCAGCCATTCCGGGCGCCGCAGGGCGACGACGTCCGTACCGGTCGCCGCAGCCGCTTCGGCCGCATTGCGCGAAATCCGTGCCGCGAAGGGATGCGTGGCATCGACAAGCAGGTCCACGCCGCGTTCGCAGATGAAACGAGCGAGGCCTTCGACGCCGCCGAAGCCGCCGATACGGACCGGCACCGGCTGCACAGCCGGCGCCTTGGTGCGCCCCGCCAGCGACAGCAGGATCTCGTAGTCGGGATGGACGGAAAGCCGGCCGGCCAGCGCCTTGGCTTCCGCCGTACCGCCCAATATGAGGATGGAGTAGGTCAAATTGCCTCCTGAATCAGGAATGAGAGCTTTAAACCAAAGCCGCTGGCTGTCCATCGTCGGGATCGGCGAAGACGGCGTTAAGGGGCTCGGCGACAATGCCAGGAGAGCCGTTGCCGATGCGGCCGTCGTGTTCGGCGGCAGGCGGCATCTGGAACTGGCAAAACCGCTGATTTCGGGTGAGGCAAGGCCGTGGCCGGCGCCTTTCGATCCGGCCATGCGCGATGTCGTGGCGCTGCGCGGCACCAGCGTTTGCGTGCTGGCATCCGGAGATCCGTTTTTCTTCGGCGTCGGCGCAACCCTGTCGCGCCATGTCGCGGCAGAGGAGATCATCACCTACCCGTCGCCCTCGGCCATCTCGCTTGCCGCCTCACGCCTCGGCTGGCCACTGCAGGAAATCGAGACCGTATCGCTGCATGGTCGCCCGCTCGATCTCATCCGTCCGCTCCTGCATCCCGGCCGGCGGATCATTGCACTGACATCGGACGAGAAAGGCCCCGCGGAACTTGCGGCCCTGCTTGCCGCCCAGGGATTTGGCCGATCCACGTTGACCGTGCTGGAAGCCCTCGGCGGAGAGGCGGAGCGCATTCGTTCGAGCATTGCCGGCGAATTTGCACTGCTGGATATCAATGTCCTGAATGTCGTTGCGATCGAGGTCGTGGCGGAGGCCGGCGCGCGGATACTGCCGCGCGGCTTCGGACTGGACGATGCGCTGTTCGAGCATGACGGCCAGATCACCAAACGCGAGATCCGCGCATTGACGCTCTCCGCACTCAGCCCCCGCCGCGGCGAACTGCTCTGGGATATCGGCGCAGGTTCGGGCTCGATCGGTATCGAATGGATGCTGGCCGATCCGTCGATGAAGGCGATAGCGATCGAGGCGCATCCCGAACGCGCCGCCCGTATCCGGCGTAATGCGCAGGCCTTTGGTGTGCCGGGCCTGGTACTGATCGAGGGCGAAGCGCCTGCCGCACTGGTCGGCTTGCCACAACCGGATGCGATCTTCATCGGCGGCGGCGGCAGCGAGCCGGGCGTCTTCGATGCGGCTGTCGCAATGCTGAAACCCGGCGGCCGGCTGGTCGCCAACGCCGTGACGCTGGAAATGGAAGCCGTGCTTCTGGCAGCGCAGGCAAGGCTCGGCGGAAACCTGATCCGCATGGATATTTCCCGAGCTGCCCCCGTGGGCACGATGCAGGGCTGGAAACCGGCCATGCCGGTGACGCAATGGACCTGGATTAAGGGAGACCAATCATGATCGTCGCCGGTCTCGGCTGCCGCAAGGGCAGCACAAGCGAAGAACTTCTTTCGGCGCTGGATGCGGCATGCAGCCAGGCCGGGATTTCACGTGAATCAATCACCGCACTCGCAACCGGCGAAATCAAGAGGGAAGAGCCGGGCATGCTTCAACTGGCGGAAGCACTGCATCTGCCGCTCCACATCGTCTCCGATGACGCACTGATGAACATGGAGCCCCGCACCAAGACGGTGTCCCGACACAGCCTTGCCAAGACGCTCTCCTCCAGCCTCTCTGAGGCGGCAGCACTTGCCGTAGCCGGAGAAACATCGGAAATCATCGTTCCACGATTGATTTCGCAGGGCGCGACCTGCGCCCTCGCCCAAACGAAAGAAGCTGCATGACCGTCCATTTCATCGGTGCCGGACCGGGTGCCGCAGACCTGATCACCGTGCGTGGCCGCGATATCCTCGCCCGCTCGCCGGTCTGCCTCTATGCCGGTTCGATCATGCCGAAGGAATTGCTCGACTGGTGCCCGAAGGATGCCCGCGTCGTCGATACGGGCTCTCTCTCGCTGGACGAGATCGAGGCCGAATATCTCAGCGCTCACAGGGCTGGAAAGGATGTCGCCCGGCTGCATTCCGGCGATCTTTCCGTCTGGAGTGCCGTGGCTGAACAGATCCGCCGGCTGGAAAAGCACGGTATCGACTATACGCTGACACCCGGCGTCCCCTCCTTCGCCGCCGCTGCCGCGGCCCTGAAGCGGGAACTGACGATCCCGGAAGTCGCCCAAAGTCTCGTGCTCACCCGTGTCTCGGGCCGTGCCTCGAAAATGCCGGAAGGCGAGACGCTGAAGGCATTCGGCGCCACGGGTGCGACGCTGGCGATCCATCTCGCCATTCATGCGCTCGGAAAGATCGTCGAGGAACTGACACCGCTTTACGGCGCCGATTGCCCGGTGGCGATCGTCGTGCGCGCCTCATGGCCGGAAGAGCGGATCATCCGCGGCACGCTTGTCGATATCGAGAAGAAACTCGCCGAAGAACCTGCCGAGCGCACCGCGCTGATCTTTGTCGGCAAGGGGCTGGGTGCTTCGGATTTCGTCGAGAGCCAGCTTTACAATGCCGACTATGTACGCCGTTTCCGGCCCGGCTGGGATCAGATGACCGAAGGCAAGGGATCGGAATGATCGGAAGGCGTGAATTCGGTCTTGCCGACAAGCTGCCCCTGCCGGTCGAAGACCAGGATTTCGAGCGAGATCGCCGGATCGCGAAGCGCCTTGGCGGCCGTTTTCCAGGCGAGCGCCGCAATGCGACCGCCAAGCGTCAGGCCGCTTTCGCCGGCAAGCTGGAAGGCATGCGAGACGGTGTTCGCGCCGGCGATTCGGGCGACAAGACCGTCATCCGCGCCGGCCTCGGCCGCCAGTTTTGCGAGCGCCTCAAGATCGGCAAGTCCGCGCTTGGAATGTACATCGAGCATGCCCTGGGCGAGCTTGGTCATCTTGGCAACGCCGCCGGCGATCGTCACCTTCGCCACCGGATGGCTGCGGACATATTTCAGCATGCCGCCAACGAAATCGCCCATGTCGATCAGCGCGATCTCGGACAGGCCATGATGCGCCTGCGCCGCTTTTTCGGATGTATTGCCGGTCGCACCGGAAATATGATCGAGACCGGCTGCCCGCGCGACATCGATGCCGCGCCAGATGGAATGGATCCAGGCCGAGCAGGAAAACGGAATGACGATCCCGGTCGTGCCGAGGATCGATATGCCGCCCAGGATGCCGAGCCGGCCATTCAATGTCTTCTCGGCGATCTTCTCGCCATCGGCGACGGAAATCTCGACTTCGAAATCGCTCCCCTCGCCCGCCACCTCGGCAATCGCCTGGGCAATCATCTGCCGCGGCACCGGATTGATCGACGGCTCGCCCGGCGGCAGGGGCAGGCCCGGCCGTGTGACCGTGCCGACACCTGGTCCCGCCTTGAAGGTGATGCCGCTACCCGGCGCCCCACGCCGCACCGTGCTCATGATCAGGGCGCCATGCGTGACATCGGGGTCGTCCCCGGCATCCTTGACGATGCCCGCCTTGGCAAAGCCCTCGCCTCTTTCCTCGATCGCCAGCGCGAAGCCCGGCCGCTGCCCGCCCGGCAGGGTGACCTCCACCATTGTTGGGAATTCACCGGAAATCAGCGCGAGGCAGGCCGCCTTGCTGGCAGCCGCAGCACAGGTTCCCGTGGTCCAGCCACGCCGCAGGTTCTTGCTTTCTTCGTCAATGGCCGCTTCCATGGCCGTTTCTATAGCCCGGCCGCTCCCGGCCGGCAAAAGGTTTGCATATGTCCGTGAATGAGTTGTTCGAAACGATCGTCGAGGCTCCGGAATTTGCGCCCGGCCATGTCTGGCTGGCCGGTGCCGGACCGGGCCATCCCCGTTACCTGACACTCGAAGTCGCAGATGCGCTGGCCAAAGCGGATGTCATCGTCCATGACGCATTGGTGTCCGATGCCGTCCTGGCACTGGCAAAGACGAAGGAACTGGTGTTTGTCGGCAAGCGCGGCGGCAAGCCCTCCGTGGCACAGGAAGATATCACCGCAAGGCTGATCGAACTCGCCAGAGCCGGCAAGCGCGTGCTGCGGCTGAAGGGGGGCGATCCCTTCATCTTCGGCCGTGGCGGCGAGGAAGCCGAAGCGCTGGTGAAGGAAGGCATCCCTTTCCGCGTTCTTCCCGGCATGACCTCGGCACTGGCAGCCCTCGCCTCTGCCAATATTCCCGCCACCATGCGCGGCATCAGCCGCTCGATCACGCTCGCAACCGGTCATGCGGCCGGAACGCCCGGCGATCTCGACTGGAAGGCGCTGGCCAAGACCGGCGAACCGATCGTCGTCTATATGGGCGTGGGCACGATCGGCACGATCGCGAGGCTCTTGATGGAAGGCGGATTGCCGGCTGACACGCCGGTCGCGGTCCTGATGGCGGCCACGACGCCCGACGAACGGTCTATGACGGCAACGCTCGCCACCGTCGAGGAGGAGATCCAGCGCCAGAATTTTGCCGCTCCGGCACTGATCGTCATCGGCAAGATCGTCTCGATGCAGGCGGTTCTTTCGGGTACGGGCGCATGACGGCCCGCGCACTCATCATCGGGGCACCCCGCTCCGGCTCCGGCAAGACGAGCGTGACGATCGGCCTTCTCAGGGCATTTCAACGCCGCGGCGTCAAGGTGCGCGGCATCAAGACCGGCCCCGACTATATCGATCCCGGTTTTCATCAGGCGGCAACCCGCCTGCCCGGCCTCAATCTCGACAGCTGGGCAATGGCGCCCGATCTCCTGCGCCACCTGGCCCGCGAACAGGCGGAAGACGCCGAACTGCTCTTGATCGAAAGCGCCATGGGCCTGTTCGACGGTATCGTCACCGAGCCCAATCGCTCGGGCGCGGCATCGGATCTTGCGCGTCTCTTCGGCCTGCCGGTTCTGCTGGTGCTAGACGTGTCCGGCCAGAGCCAGACGGCTGCGGCGATTGCCTGCGGCTTCATGCATTATGACGCTCAGGTGAAGATCGCCGCCTGCATCCTGAACCGAACCGGCAGCGAGCGGCACAAGAAGCTCTCGGGCGATGCGATCGAGGCGCTCGGCCTGCCGGTCGTGGGTACCATTCTGCGCGATCCGACGCTGACCTTGCCGGAACGCCATCTCGGCCTCGTCCAGGCAAGCGAACATCCCGAAATGGATGCCCATATCGACCGGCTGGCCGATGTGATGGAGCAATCGCTCGATCTCGACGCGATCTTTGAGGCTGCCAAACCCTTCGATATCCCGACCGGATCGACCGAAAGGGCGCTCCCGCCGCCCGGCCAGCGGATCGCGCTTGCCGAAGATGCGGCCTTCACCTTCCTCTATCCGCATATCAAACGGGAGTGGCGGGCCATGGGGGCGGATATCGTCTCCTTCTCGCCGCTTGCCGATGAAGCGCCGCCGGCCGATTGCGATATCTGCTGGCTGCCCGGCGGATATCCCGAACTGCATCCCGGCAGACTGGCGGCCGCAGAAAACTTCATCGCCGGCATCCGCACCTTTGCCCAAACCCGGCCGGTGCATGGCGAATGCGGTGGCTACATGGTGCTCGGCGAGGCGCTGGAAGATGCCGATGGCGTGACCCACGCCATGACCGGACTGCTGTCGCATTCGACCAGTTTCGCAAAGCGAAAGATGAATCTGGGCTATCGCCAGGCAAGCCTGCTCGACGCCTGCGCGATCGGCACGGCCGGCGAAATGATTCGCGGCCACGAGTTCCATTACGCCCGGGTCATCGATGCCGGAAGCGACCAGCCTCTCGCCATGATTGCAGATGGCCGTGGCGTCGAAATCGGTCCGTCGGGCGCAAAACGAGGCCATGTGAGCGGCACGTTTTTCCATGCAATAGCGCGCGCTTGAGCGCCTGAAGCACCCTCACGGCAACGGCGTTCTTTTCGCAACCCATGGGAGGTTGCCAAATGTGTCGCAGAGACGGCACTTTTTGTCGTAGCGAAGGCTCACCCGCGCGACACCGCGCCCTTACCATTCATCAAGCCTCAACGGGCCTTCGATCGCTAAGCAGAAATTCCCCGAGGCAAAAAGCTCCAGCAAGGAGTGGGGACTGCGCAAGAAAGGAAGTTATGTCGGCGGCAACCGAACCATTTCCCACGATCGACAGCATGAAACACCACCCGCCACGGAAGAGGAAACCGGGCTGGATGGTGCCACAAGAAGCAGATTTCTGCATCGGAAAAGAGGGAACCGGGAAATGAACGACTTCACCAAATATCTGGCCGGACGCGTGACGGCAGGTGGCATGAACCGCCGCGAATTCATGGGCCGCGCCATGGCCGCCGGCCTGACGCTGACGGCGGCAGGCGAGCTTTTCGCCACCAGCGCCGCAGCACAGACGCCCAAGAAGGGCGGCAACCTGAAGCTCGGCCTCGAAGGCGGTGCAGCAACCGACAGCATCGACCCCGCCAAGGCAACCTCGCAGGTCATGTTCGCCGCCGTACGCAGCTGGGGCGATACTCTGGTCGAAACCCACCCGCAGACCCGCGCGCCGATCCCGTCGCTGGCCGAATCCTGGGCACCGTCACCGGACGCCACGACCTGGACCTTCAAGATCCGCAAAGGCGTCAAGTTCCATGACGGCAAGGACATGACCACCGACGACGTGGTCGCCACCTTGAAGCGCCACAGCGACAGCAAGACCGAATCGGGTGCTGCCGGAGTGATGAAGTCGATCAAATCGATCGAGAACAAGGGCGGCGATCTGGTCGTCACCCTCGACACGCCGAATGCTGACCTGCCGGCGATCTTCACCGACTACCACCTCGTCATCCAGCCGAACGGCGGCGTCGACAATCCGACCGCAGGCGTCGGCACAGGGCCGTACAAGGTCAAGAGCTTCGAACCCGGCGTGCGAATGACCTTCGAGAAGAACACCAGCGACTGGCGTTCCGATCGCGGTTTCGTCGAGACCGTCGAAATCATCACCATGAACGACGCGACGGCGCGCATTGCCGCGCTGTCGTCCGGCCAAGTGCAGTTCATCAACCGCGTCGATCCGAAGACCGTGCCGCTTCTGACCCGCGCCCCGACCGTACAGCTGCTGACGACAGCCGGTGGCGGCCACTATGTCTTCATCATGCACTGTGACAAGGCACCGTTCGACAATAACGACCTGCGCATGGCACTGAAATATGCGATCGACCGCGAGGAAATGGTCAAGCGCATCCTTGGTGGCTACGGCAAGGTCGGCAACGACTTCCCGATCAACGACACCTATGCGCTCTTCCCCGAGGGCATCGAGCAGCGCAAATACGATCCGGACAAGGCAAAGTTCCACTACAAGAAATCCGGCCATAGCGGTTCCGTGCTGCTGCGCACCTCCGAAGTCGCCTTCCCGGGCGCCGTCGATGCCTCCGTCCTCTTCCAGCAGAGCGCCAAGAAGGCCGGCATCGAGATCGAGATCAAGCGCGAGCCGGGCGACGGCTACTGGTCGAACGTCTGGAACGTCCAGCCCTTCTGCGCTTCTTACTGGGGCAGCCGCGCCACTCAGGACCAGTTCTATTCGGGTGCCTATCTGTCGACTGCGGACTGGAACGATACGCGTTTCAAGAACGAGAAGTTCGACAAGCTCCTGATCTCCGCCCGCGGCGAACTGGACGAGAAGAAGCGCAAGGACATGTATCGCGAAATGGCGATGCTTGTGCGCGACGAAGGCGGCACCATCCTGCCGATGTTCAACGACTTCGTGAATGCCGGCTCCAAGAAGCTGCAGGGCTATGTCAGCGATATCGGCAACGACATGTCGAACGGCTACGTCGCAAGCCGCGTCTGGCTCGACGCCTGATCCCTGAAACGGGCTCTTGCCCACCGATGAACATGGATCGCAGGCAGAGCCTGCGATCCCATTCCTTCATGTCGGAAACGGGATCGCGCCAGATGTCAAATTCCACCGAGGCAGGCCAGCCGCCTGGCCGCAGCCTGAGGGAACGGTTTCCGCTCCTGACCCTCATCTTCGAGCGCTTCGCCCTGTCGATCGTTCTGCTTTTCGCCGTCTCCGTGCTGATCTTCGCCGGTGTCGAGGCCCTGCCCGGAGATTTCGCCACCACCTATCTCGGCCAGTCGGCAACGCCTGAGGCCGTCGCCAATATCCGCGCCGAGCTCGGCCTCGACCGCCCCGTCGTCACGCGCTATTTCGATTGGCTCGGCGGCGTCGTGCATGGCGATTTCGGCACTTCCTGGGCCAGCCGAAACTCGGTCTCCGAACAGGTCGGCAAACGGCTCGGAAACTCGCTGTTTCTTGCGGGCTTCGCTGCCATCATCGCCGTGCCGCTGGCCGTCGGGCTCGGCATGTTGTCGGTCCACTTCCGCGACCGGATGCCGGACAAGATCATCAACGTGATCTCGCTTGCCGCCATCTCGCTGCCGGAATTCTTCATCGGCTACCTGCTGATCCTCTATTTTTCCGTCAATTTCGGCATCGCCACCTTTCCCGCCACCGTCTACGAGGGCATGGGCTTCCTTGAACGCATCCAGACGATCGCGCTGCCGACGGCAACGCTGGTTCTCGTCGTACTCGCCCACATGATGCGCATGACCCGTGCGGCAATCCTTTCCGTCATGTCGTCTGCCTATATGGAAACGGCCGAACTGAAAGGGCTCTCCAGCTGGCGGGCGATCATCAAGCACGCTGCGCCGAATGCGCTGGCGCCGATCATCAATGTCGTGGCGCTGAACCTGGCCTATCTCGTCGTCGGCGTCGTCGTCGTCGAGGTCGTCTTCGTTTATCCTGGCATGGGCCAGTACATGGTCGATGCGGTGACGGTGCGCGATATGCCGGTCGTGCAGGCCTGCGGCCTGATCTTCGCCGCCGTCTATATCCTGCTCAACATGATTGCCGACATCCTCGCCATCGTCGCCAACCCACGCCTGAGGCACCCGCGATGAGAGTGCGAGACATTCCTATCACCGCCTGGATCGGCCTTTTCGGCATCGCGCTGGCGGCTTTTTGCGCCGTCTTCGCCCCGCTGATCGCGCCCTATGGCGAGACCGACGTGGTCGGCGGCGTCTGGCAGCTGGCCGACGGCCAGTTTTTCTTCGGGCTCGACAATCTCGGTCGCGACATTCTCTCCCGGCTGATCTACGGCGCTCGCACAACGCTGTTCGTTGCACTGGCCGCAACCGTCATCTCCTTTTCGCTCGGCATCATCCTGAGCTTCGTCGCCGCCGTCTCCGGCGGCCTGATCGACACGGTCTTTTCCCGCTTCAACGACCTGATGATGTCGATCCCGACGCTGATCTTTGCGCTCGTGGTTCTGGCGGTCCTGCCGCAGCACCTGCTGATCCTCATCCTCGTCATGGCGATCCTCGATTCCACCCGTGTCTATCGGCTTGGCCGCGCCGTGGCTCTCGATGTCGCGGTGATGGAATTCGTCGAGGCGGCAAAACTGCGCGGCGAGGGCAAGATCTGGATCATCTTCCGCGAGATCCTGCCCAACACCCTGTCTCCGCTGCTGGCTGAATTCGGCCTGCGCTTCGCCTTCGCCATCCTGTTTCTCTCCACCCTCTCCTTCCTTGGTCTCGGCATCCAGCCGCCAACGGCGGACTGGGGCGGCATGGTGAAGGACAACAAGGATGGTATCATATTCGGGGTCCCCGCCGCCCTGGTGCCAGGGACGGCGATCGCCGCTCTCTGTGTCAGCGTCAATCTGGTGGTCGACTGGCTCTTGAAACGAACCTCCAGCCTGAAGGGAGGGCGCGGCGATGCCTGACACCAATCTCCTCTCCGTCCGCGACCTCAAGATCGAAGCGACCAGCTATCCGCCGGGCGAGCCGCCGAAGCGCATCACCATCGTCGATGGCGTCTCCTTCGATCTCCAGAAGGGGAAGGTTCTCGGCCTGATCGGCGAATCGGGTGCCGGTAAATCGACGATCGGCCTCTCTGCGCTCGCCTAT
Protein-coding sequences here:
- a CDS encoding cobalt-precorrin-6A reductase, with protein sequence MTYSILILGGTAEAKALAGRLSVHPDYEILLSLAGRTKAPAVQPVPVRIGGFGGVEGLARFICERGVDLLVDATHPFAARISRNAAEAAAATGTDVVALRRPEWLRQEGDRWREVADIAAAVQALDIAPRRVFLTLGRQELLPFEAMKQHHYLVRSVDPVDPPLDLPNISYITARGPFSEANEIALLEKHAIDLIVSKNSGGTASVGKIDAARRLGIDVVLIERPRLPEVASAKSVEELAGMIAQRAVSVRKRGE
- the cbiE gene encoding precorrin-6y C5,15-methyltransferase (decarboxylating) subunit CbiE, encoding MRALNQSRWLSIVGIGEDGVKGLGDNARRAVADAAVVFGGRRHLELAKPLISGEARPWPAPFDPAMRDVVALRGTSVCVLASGDPFFFGVGATLSRHVAAEEIITYPSPSAISLAASRLGWPLQEIETVSLHGRPLDLIRPLLHPGRRIIALTSDEKGPAELAALLAAQGFGRSTLTVLEALGGEAERIRSSIAGEFALLDINVLNVVAIEVVAEAGARILPRGFGLDDALFEHDGQITKREIRALTLSALSPRRGELLWDIGAGSGSIGIEWMLADPSMKAIAIEAHPERAARIRRNAQAFGVPGLVLIEGEAPAALVGLPQPDAIFIGGGGSEPGVFDAAVAMLKPGGRLVANAVTLEMEAVLLAAQARLGGNLIRMDISRAAPVGTMQGWKPAMPVTQWTWIKGDQS
- a CDS encoding cobalamin biosynthesis protein gives rise to the protein MIVAGLGCRKGSTSEELLSALDAACSQAGISRESITALATGEIKREEPGMLQLAEALHLPLHIVSDDALMNMEPRTKTVSRHSLAKTLSSSLSEAAALAVAGETSEIIVPRLISQGATCALAQTKEAA
- the cobM gene encoding precorrin-4 C(11)-methyltransferase, which codes for MTVHFIGAGPGAADLITVRGRDILARSPVCLYAGSIMPKELLDWCPKDARVVDTGSLSLDEIEAEYLSAHRAGKDVARLHSGDLSVWSAVAEQIRRLEKHGIDYTLTPGVPSFAAAAAALKRELTIPEVAQSLVLTRVSGRASKMPEGETLKAFGATGATLAIHLAIHALGKIVEELTPLYGADCPVAIVVRASWPEERIIRGTLVDIEKKLAEEPAERTALIFVGKGLGASDFVESQLYNADYVRRFRPGWDQMTEGKGSE
- a CDS encoding cobalt-precorrin-5B (C(1))-methyltransferase — encoded protein: MDEESKNLRRGWTTGTCAAAASKAACLALISGEFPTMVEVTLPGGQRPGFALAIEERGEGFAKAGIVKDAGDDPDVTHGALIMSTVRRGAPGSGITFKAGPGVGTVTRPGLPLPPGEPSINPVPRQMIAQAIAEVAGEGSDFEVEISVADGEKIAEKTLNGRLGILGGISILGTTGIVIPFSCSAWIHSIWRGIDVARAAGLDHISGATGNTSEKAAQAHHGLSEIALIDMGDFVGGMLKYVRSHPVAKVTIAGGVAKMTKLAQGMLDVHSKRGLADLEALAKLAAEAGADDGLVARIAGANTVSHAFQLAGESGLTLGGRIAALAWKTAAKALRDPAISLEILVFDRQGQLVGKTEFTPSDHSDPLPSVI
- the cobA gene encoding uroporphyrinogen-III C-methyltransferase yields the protein MSVNELFETIVEAPEFAPGHVWLAGAGPGHPRYLTLEVADALAKADVIVHDALVSDAVLALAKTKELVFVGKRGGKPSVAQEDITARLIELARAGKRVLRLKGGDPFIFGRGGEEAEALVKEGIPFRVLPGMTSALAALASANIPATMRGISRSITLATGHAAGTPGDLDWKALAKTGEPIVVYMGVGTIGTIARLLMEGGLPADTPVAVLMAATTPDERSMTATLATVEEEIQRQNFAAPALIVIGKIVSMQAVLSGTGA
- a CDS encoding cobyrinate a,c-diamide synthase, giving the protein MTARALIIGAPRSGSGKTSVTIGLLRAFQRRGVKVRGIKTGPDYIDPGFHQAATRLPGLNLDSWAMAPDLLRHLAREQAEDAELLLIESAMGLFDGIVTEPNRSGAASDLARLFGLPVLLVLDVSGQSQTAAAIACGFMHYDAQVKIAACILNRTGSERHKKLSGDAIEALGLPVVGTILRDPTLTLPERHLGLVQASEHPEMDAHIDRLADVMEQSLDLDAIFEAAKPFDIPTGSTERALPPPGQRIALAEDAAFTFLYPHIKREWRAMGADIVSFSPLADEAPPADCDICWLPGGYPELHPGRLAAAENFIAGIRTFAQTRPVHGECGGYMVLGEALEDADGVTHAMTGLLSHSTSFAKRKMNLGYRQASLLDACAIGTAGEMIRGHEFHYARVIDAGSDQPLAMIADGRGVEIGPSGAKRGHVSGTFFHAIARA
- a CDS encoding ABC transporter substrate-binding protein, translated to MNDFTKYLAGRVTAGGMNRREFMGRAMAAGLTLTAAGELFATSAAAQTPKKGGNLKLGLEGGAATDSIDPAKATSQVMFAAVRSWGDTLVETHPQTRAPIPSLAESWAPSPDATTWTFKIRKGVKFHDGKDMTTDDVVATLKRHSDSKTESGAAGVMKSIKSIENKGGDLVVTLDTPNADLPAIFTDYHLVIQPNGGVDNPTAGVGTGPYKVKSFEPGVRMTFEKNTSDWRSDRGFVETVEIITMNDATARIAALSSGQVQFINRVDPKTVPLLTRAPTVQLLTTAGGGHYVFIMHCDKAPFDNNDLRMALKYAIDREEMVKRILGGYGKVGNDFPINDTYALFPEGIEQRKYDPDKAKFHYKKSGHSGSVLLRTSEVAFPGAVDASVLFQQSAKKAGIEIEIKREPGDGYWSNVWNVQPFCASYWGSRATQDQFYSGAYLSTADWNDTRFKNEKFDKLLISARGELDEKKRKDMYREMAMLVRDEGGTILPMFNDFVNAGSKKLQGYVSDIGNDMSNGYVASRVWLDA
- a CDS encoding ABC transporter permease, whose translation is MSNSTEAGQPPGRSLRERFPLLTLIFERFALSIVLLFAVSVLIFAGVEALPGDFATTYLGQSATPEAVANIRAELGLDRPVVTRYFDWLGGVVHGDFGTSWASRNSVSEQVGKRLGNSLFLAGFAAIIAVPLAVGLGMLSVHFRDRMPDKIINVISLAAISLPEFFIGYLLILYFSVNFGIATFPATVYEGMGFLERIQTIALPTATLVLVVLAHMMRMTRAAILSVMSSAYMETAELKGLSSWRAIIKHAAPNALAPIINVVALNLAYLVVGVVVVEVVFVYPGMGQYMVDAVTVRDMPVVQACGLIFAAVYILLNMIADILAIVANPRLRHPR
- a CDS encoding ABC transporter permease translates to MRVRDIPITAWIGLFGIALAAFCAVFAPLIAPYGETDVVGGVWQLADGQFFFGLDNLGRDILSRLIYGARTTLFVALAATVISFSLGIILSFVAAVSGGLIDTVFSRFNDLMMSIPTLIFALVVLAVLPQHLLILILVMAILDSTRVYRLGRAVALDVAVMEFVEAAKLRGEGKIWIIFREILPNTLSPLLAEFGLRFAFAILFLSTLSFLGLGIQPPTADWGGMVKDNKDGIIFGVPAALVPGTAIAALCVSVNLVVDWLLKRTSSLKGGRGDA